In the Ramlibacter tataouinensis TTB310 genome, one interval contains:
- a CDS encoding AbrB family transcriptional regulator, protein MTRSFQLRTLATLAAALAAALLCSRLGVPLPWMIGPLLATAAASMLGAPTQSWDPLRNAGQWLIGTALGLYFTPQVTALVARLWWAIALGIAWALALGWLFGRWLHRDLARRLPESEPVRRATSYFAGAVGGASEMTLLAEREGARTDLVAAAHSLRLLVVTVAIPFAFSFSGVHGLDPGAAARRFDPGGLALLAGATGTGALLMSRTRWANPWFMGALLVAMAFAMTGLELSALPAWATNAAQLVIGVSLGVRFRAEFVHTAPRWLASVALGSGVMIVLSAGFALLLARLTGLHPATLVLGTAPGGIAEMAITAKVLQMGVPVVTAFQVCRLVAVLVLVGPLYRLTRGS, encoded by the coding sequence ATGACCCGCAGTTTCCAGCTTCGCACCCTCGCCACCCTGGCCGCCGCCCTGGCCGCCGCGCTGCTGTGCAGCCGGCTGGGCGTCCCCCTGCCCTGGATGATCGGCCCGCTGCTGGCCACGGCCGCGGCCTCGATGCTGGGCGCGCCCACGCAGAGCTGGGACCCGCTGCGCAATGCCGGCCAGTGGCTGATCGGCACCGCGCTGGGGCTGTACTTCACGCCGCAGGTCACCGCGCTGGTGGCGCGGCTGTGGTGGGCGATCGCGCTGGGCATCGCCTGGGCCCTGGCCCTGGGCTGGCTGTTCGGCCGCTGGCTGCACCGCGACCTGGCGCGTCGCCTGCCCGAGAGCGAACCGGTGCGGCGCGCCACCAGCTATTTCGCCGGGGCGGTGGGCGGCGCCTCGGAGATGACGCTGCTGGCCGAGCGCGAAGGCGCTCGCACCGACCTGGTGGCGGCCGCGCACAGCCTGCGCCTGCTGGTGGTGACCGTGGCCATCCCCTTCGCCTTCAGCTTCAGCGGCGTGCACGGCCTGGACCCGGGCGCGGCGGCGCGCCGGTTCGATCCGGGCGGGCTGGCGCTGCTGGCCGGCGCCACCGGGACCGGCGCCCTGCTGATGTCGCGCACGCGCTGGGCCAATCCCTGGTTCATGGGCGCGCTGCTGGTGGCCATGGCCTTCGCCATGACGGGCCTGGAGCTGTCGGCGCTGCCGGCCTGGGCCACCAATGCCGCGCAGCTGGTGATCGGCGTCAGCCTGGGGGTGCGCTTTCGCGCCGAGTTCGTCCACACGGCGCCGCGCTGGCTGGCTTCGGTGGCGCTGGGGTCGGGGGTGATGATCGTGCTGTCGGCCGGCTTCGCGCTGCTGCTGGCGCGGCTGACCGGCCTGCACCCGGCCACGCTGGTGCTGGGCACCGCGCCCGGCGGCATCGCCGAGATGGCGATCACCGCCAAGGTGCTGCAAATGGGGGTGCCGGTGGTGACGGCCTTCCAGGTGTGCCGGCTGGTCGCGGTCCTGGTGCTGGTCGGGCCGCTGTACCGGTTAACGCGAGGTTCTTGA
- a CDS encoding ChaN family lipoprotein — protein sequence MSLSLSLRRLAAVLVLPLAAAACASLPPPVAQALPADVLLLGEQHDVAAHQERHRETVAGLAAQGRLAALALEMAEVGRSTAGLQRDASEAAVREALRWNDEGWPWQAYGPAVMAAVRAGVPVLGANLPRKDMRGAMVDAGLDGRLPEAELAAQRQAIRDGHCGLLPQAQIAPMARIQIARDIAMARTLAQAARPGRTVVLLAGSGHVDEQLGVPRHLPSALRWRAIRWPADPGQPARDYCAQLREQMPPRR from the coding sequence ATGAGCCTGAGCCTGAGCTTGCGCCGTCTTGCCGCCGTGCTGGTCCTGCCGCTGGCCGCGGCGGCCTGCGCGTCCCTGCCGCCGCCGGTGGCGCAGGCGTTGCCGGCCGACGTGCTGCTGCTGGGCGAGCAGCACGACGTGGCGGCGCACCAGGAGCGCCATCGCGAGACGGTGGCCGGGCTGGCGGCCCAGGGCCGGCTGGCCGCCCTGGCACTGGAAATGGCCGAGGTCGGGCGCTCCACCGCCGGCCTGCAGCGCGACGCCTCCGAAGCCGCGGTGCGCGAGGCGCTGCGCTGGAACGACGAAGGCTGGCCTTGGCAGGCCTACGGCCCGGCCGTCATGGCCGCGGTGCGCGCCGGCGTGCCCGTGCTGGGCGCCAACCTGCCGCGCAAGGACATGCGCGGCGCCATGGTCGACGCGGGTCTGGACGGCCGCCTGCCCGAGGCCGAGCTGGCCGCCCAGCGCCAGGCGATCCGCGACGGCCATTGCGGCCTGCTGCCGCAGGCGCAGATCGCGCCCATGGCGCGGATCCAGATCGCGCGCGACATCGCGATGGCGCGCACGCTGGCGCAGGCCGCGCGTCCCGGCCGGACCGTGGTGCTGCTGGCGGGCAGCGGCCACGTGGACGAGCAGCTGGGCGTGCCGCGGCACCTGCCGTCCGCGCTGCGCTGGCGCGCCATCCGCTGGCCCGCCGATCCGGGCCAGCCGGCGCGCGACTACTGCGCGCAGCTGCGCGAGCAGATGCCGCCGCGCCGCTGA
- a CDS encoding aminotransferase class III-fold pyridoxal phosphate-dependent enzyme has translation MAYNDFDTGNHWLPFTPNRHFKKEPRVFVAADGMHFTTHDGRQVVDGISSLWCVGAGHNRKPINEAIKKQLDTLDYATAFNAANDQAFLAAQKIAAMAPGDLNKVLFCNSGSEAADTSMKVALAYHRARGEGHRNIFIGRERGYHGVGFGGMSVGGIPANRKVYGTALLPRVDHMRFIHDPANAYIHNQEPVSQEDYLLELEQRILPLHSPENVAAIIVEPVAGSAGWYLPPKGYLKRLREICDKHGILLIFDEVITGFGRMGTSFGADFYGVVPDMLNFAKCVTNGVIPLGGVICRDKLYDTMMKTDAPEHVIEFFHGYTYSGHPVSCAAAIATLDLYQKEGLFPRAGEMGKVLGDAFHSTFKGLPNVVGIRSLGLAAAVELAPIAGLPGKRAYDIYLDCFRKGALVRPAGDVVVIAPPYVVEKSHIDQLVNTLADSIRQHA, from the coding sequence ATGGCCTACAACGACTTCGACACGGGCAACCACTGGCTGCCCTTCACGCCGAACCGCCATTTCAAGAAGGAACCGCGCGTGTTCGTGGCGGCCGACGGCATGCACTTCACCACCCACGACGGCCGCCAGGTCGTCGACGGCATCTCCAGCCTGTGGTGCGTGGGCGCCGGCCACAACCGCAAGCCCATCAACGAGGCCATCAAGAAGCAGCTGGACACGCTGGACTACGCCACCGCGTTCAACGCCGCCAACGACCAGGCCTTCCTGGCGGCGCAGAAGATCGCCGCGATGGCGCCGGGCGACCTGAACAAGGTGCTGTTCTGCAACTCCGGCTCGGAAGCGGCGGACACCTCGATGAAGGTGGCGCTGGCCTACCACCGCGCCCGCGGCGAAGGGCATCGCAACATCTTCATCGGCCGCGAGCGCGGCTACCACGGCGTGGGCTTCGGCGGCATGAGCGTGGGCGGCATTCCCGCCAACCGCAAGGTGTACGGCACCGCGCTGCTGCCGCGGGTGGACCACATGCGCTTCATCCACGACCCGGCCAACGCCTACATCCACAACCAGGAGCCGGTGTCGCAGGAGGACTACCTGCTGGAGCTGGAGCAGCGCATCCTGCCGCTGCACTCCCCCGAGAATGTCGCCGCCATCATCGTCGAGCCGGTGGCGGGCTCGGCCGGCTGGTACCTGCCGCCCAAGGGCTACCTCAAGCGGCTGCGCGAGATCTGCGACAAGCACGGCATCCTGCTGATCTTCGACGAGGTGATCACCGGCTTCGGCCGCATGGGCACCAGCTTCGGCGCCGACTTCTACGGCGTGGTGCCGGACATGCTGAACTTCGCCAAGTGCGTCACCAACGGCGTGATCCCGCTGGGCGGCGTGATCTGCCGCGACAAGCTCTACGACACGATGATGAAGACCGACGCGCCGGAGCACGTCATCGAGTTCTTCCACGGCTACACCTACTCGGGCCATCCGGTGTCCTGCGCCGCGGCGATCGCCACGCTGGACCTGTACCAGAAGGAAGGCCTGTTCCCGCGCGCCGGCGAAATGGGCAAGGTGCTGGGCGACGCCTTCCATTCCACCTTCAAGGGCCTGCCCAACGTGGTGGGCATCCGCAGCCTGGGGCTGGCGGCGGCGGTGGAGCTGGCGCCGATCGCCGGCCTGCCGGGCAAGCGCGCCTACGACATCTACCTCGATTGCTTCCGCAAGGGCGCCCTGGTGCGCCCGGCCGGCGACGTGGTGGTGATCGCGCCGCCCTACGTCGTGGAGAAGTCGCACATCGACCAGCTGGTGAACACGCTGGCCGACTCGATCCGGCAGCACGCCTGA
- a CDS encoding DUF4197 domain-containing protein, which translates to MNRRQFLDRHAAGAALALALLQAASLARAQDLRSIDLASISEFDASRGLKAALENGALAAVRLLGVPDGFLANPRVRIPLPGWLQDAAGFLRAVGQRRRLDELELAMNRAAESAVPLARNLLVDAVQRMSVVDAKNILTGGDTSVTRFFADKTRAPLAAQFLPVVQRATEKVGLAGKYNRLAAQAQGLGLVRNEDPSIQHYVTRKSLDGLYLVIGEEERKLRQNPAAAGSALLSKVFGALR; encoded by the coding sequence ATGAACCGACGACAGTTCCTCGACCGCCACGCCGCCGGCGCCGCCCTTGCGCTGGCCCTGCTGCAGGCCGCCTCCCTGGCCCGGGCCCAGGACCTGCGCTCGATCGACCTGGCTTCCATCAGCGAATTCGACGCCTCGCGCGGCCTCAAGGCGGCCCTGGAGAACGGCGCCCTGGCGGCGGTGCGGCTGCTGGGCGTGCCCGACGGCTTCCTGGCCAACCCCCGCGTGCGCATCCCCCTGCCCGGCTGGCTGCAGGATGCCGCCGGGTTCCTGAGGGCCGTGGGCCAGCGCAGGAGGCTCGACGAGCTGGAGCTGGCGATGAACCGCGCCGCCGAATCGGCCGTGCCGCTGGCTCGGAACCTGCTGGTCGACGCCGTCCAGCGCATGTCGGTCGTCGACGCCAAGAACATCCTCACCGGCGGCGACACCTCGGTCACCCGGTTCTTCGCCGACAAGACGCGCGCGCCCCTGGCCGCCCAGTTCCTGCCGGTGGTGCAGCGCGCCACCGAGAAGGTGGGGCTGGCCGGGAAGTACAACCGCCTGGCCGCCCAGGCCCAGGGGCTGGGCCTGGTGAGGAACGAGGATCCCAGCATCCAGCATTACGTCACGCGCAAGTCGCTGGACGGGCTGTACCTGGTGATCGGCGAGGAGGAGCGCAAGCTGCGGCAGAACCCGGCCGCCGCCGGCAGCGCGCTGCTGAGCAAGGTGTTCGGCGCGCTGCGCTGA
- the purU gene encoding formyltetrahydrofolate deformylase, which translates to MSSAYILTLSCPDRPGIVHAVSGFLYERGGNIEEAAQYNDHGTGLFFMRVRFAYGQLAHEELRSQLRPFAEPLKMSWRLHAAAQPMRAVIMVSKEGHCLNDLLFRWKSGLLPLDIRAIVSNHRDFYQLAAGYNVPFHHIPVTAAGKAQAEARQYEIIESEQAELVVLARYMQILSDGMCHRLAGRAINIHHSFLPSFKGAKPYYQAHDRGVKLIGATAHYVTADLDEGPIIEQDVARVDHSKTVEDFTAIGRDTESLVLARAVKWHSEHRVLLNGHRTVIFR; encoded by the coding sequence ATGTCTTCCGCCTACATCCTGACGCTCTCGTGCCCCGACCGGCCCGGCATCGTGCATGCCGTCTCGGGCTTCCTGTACGAGCGCGGCGGCAACATCGAGGAGGCCGCGCAATACAACGACCACGGCACCGGCCTGTTCTTCATGCGGGTGCGCTTCGCCTACGGCCAGCTCGCGCACGAAGAGCTGCGCTCGCAGCTGCGCCCCTTCGCCGAGCCGCTGAAGATGAGCTGGCGGCTGCACGCCGCGGCGCAGCCCATGCGCGCGGTGATCATGGTCAGCAAGGAAGGCCATTGCCTGAACGACCTGCTGTTCCGCTGGAAGAGCGGCCTGTTGCCGCTGGACATCCGGGCCATCGTGTCCAACCACCGCGATTTCTACCAGCTGGCGGCCGGCTACAACGTGCCCTTCCACCACATCCCGGTGACGGCGGCGGGCAAGGCGCAGGCCGAGGCCAGGCAGTACGAGATCATCGAATCCGAGCAGGCCGAGCTGGTGGTGCTGGCGCGCTACATGCAGATCCTGTCCGACGGGATGTGCCACCGGCTGGCCGGCCGCGCCATCAACATCCACCACAGCTTCCTGCCCAGCTTCAAGGGCGCCAAGCCCTACTACCAGGCGCACGACCGCGGGGTGAAGCTGATCGGCGCCACCGCGCACTACGTGACGGCCGACCTGGACGAGGGCCCCATCATCGAGCAGGACGTGGCGCGCGTGGACCACAGCAAGACGGTGGAGGACTTCACCGCCATCGGCCGCGACACCGAGAGCCTGGTGCTGGCCCGCGCCGTGAAGTGGCACAGCGAGCACCGCGTGCTGCTGAACGGGCACAGGACGGTGATCTTCCGCTAA
- a CDS encoding MT-A70 family methyltransferase: protein MVARPLRPETAPPQLPRIVGGFSTVLADPPWRFANRTGKVAPEHRRLDRYSTMPLEAIKALPVSKTLAVNAHLYLWVPNALLPDGLEVMSAWGFRYVSNIVWAKRRIDGGPDGRGVGFYFRNVTELLLFGVRGSMRTLAPGRSQVNMIETRKREHSRKPDEQYDLIESCSPGAYLELFARHKRAGWTVWGDESSDDVVPRGLVHKGYEGGPILPPLLPNEHIDLGRAEVLGERLRTMYLAGQSVRQLAEETGYSIQRVRALLQAAGTSMRPRGRAPVPELDLFHVLE from the coding sequence ATGGTTGCGCGTCCACTCCGCCCTGAAACTGCACCCCCTCAATTACCCCGCATCGTCGGCGGCTTCTCCACGGTCCTGGCTGACCCACCTTGGCGATTTGCAAACCGCACTGGCAAGGTTGCGCCAGAGCATCGGCGTCTGGATCGCTATTCCACAATGCCGCTTGAGGCAATTAAGGCACTGCCGGTCAGCAAGACACTTGCCGTGAACGCGCACCTCTATCTCTGGGTGCCAAATGCATTGCTCCCCGACGGGCTCGAGGTGATGAGCGCATGGGGTTTCCGATATGTGAGCAACATCGTTTGGGCAAAGCGTCGCATCGATGGTGGTCCGGATGGACGCGGAGTTGGCTTCTACTTCCGCAATGTGACGGAACTGCTGCTGTTCGGCGTGCGCGGCTCGATGCGGACACTGGCTCCGGGGAGGAGTCAAGTCAACATGATCGAGACGCGCAAGCGAGAGCACTCACGTAAGCCGGATGAGCAATATGACCTTATTGAATCTTGTTCACCGGGAGCTTATCTCGAGCTCTTTGCCCGTCATAAGCGGGCAGGTTGGACGGTATGGGGCGACGAGTCGTCAGATGACGTCGTGCCTCGCGGCCTCGTGCATAAAGGCTATGAAGGCGGACCTATTCTTCCGCCCTTGTTGCCCAACGAGCACATCGATCTCGGTCGGGCTGAAGTACTCGGAGAAAGACTTCGGACCATGTATTTGGCCGGCCAAAGCGTACGCCAACTTGCCGAGGAGACTGGGTATTCGATTCAGCGTGTTAGAGCTCTGTTACAAGCGGCGGGCACTAGCATGAGGCCGCGCGGCCGGGCACCGGTGCCTGAACTCGACTTGTTTCACGTGCTCGAGTAG
- a CDS encoding BglII/BstYI family type II restriction endonuclease encodes MFETSTFDDPLVLASEIRRRWAFLETSSAAAVLRSVCPAEWEDITHFLKTFELNPAHWLKAGGNRGSIAKEIDEMFGERGWREVRVDLLTQGLLIGKNGVVLDRLPEVRQEGYLVDNFKGRVALDVEWNAKDGNLDRDMSAYRAWHEAGVISAAVLITQDRVALKGLAEEIWASHQETLAPEQRRSKLPIDLDTSTTTNLEKAALRVRRGVMGTCPLLVIAATRDTWNGQTYSST; translated from the coding sequence ATGTTTGAAACCAGTACTTTCGATGATCCACTCGTTCTCGCGTCGGAAATTAGGAGGCGCTGGGCTTTCTTGGAAACCAGTTCAGCGGCAGCCGTATTGCGCTCGGTGTGCCCCGCGGAGTGGGAAGACATCACTCACTTCCTGAAGACGTTCGAGCTTAACCCCGCGCACTGGCTGAAAGCAGGCGGAAACCGCGGCAGCATCGCCAAGGAAATCGACGAGATGTTCGGCGAGAGAGGGTGGCGCGAGGTCCGCGTGGACTTGCTGACGCAAGGCCTTCTCATAGGGAAGAACGGAGTGGTGCTTGATCGGCTACCCGAAGTCCGCCAGGAGGGGTACCTAGTCGACAACTTCAAGGGCCGAGTTGCACTGGACGTGGAGTGGAACGCCAAGGACGGCAACTTGGATCGCGACATGTCAGCTTATCGTGCTTGGCATGAGGCGGGCGTGATTTCGGCCGCCGTGCTGATCACGCAAGACAGAGTTGCACTGAAGGGTTTGGCGGAAGAAATATGGGCGTCGCATCAGGAAACGCTTGCGCCCGAGCAAAGAAGGAGCAAGTTACCTATCGACCTGGATACTTCCACGACGACCAACCTGGAGAAGGCCGCCTTACGTGTCAGGCGAGGTGTGATGGGTACGTGTCCGCTGCTTGTTATCGCCGCAACGCGCGACACGTGGAACGGTCAAACCTACTCGAGCACGTGA
- a CDS encoding LysR substrate-binding domain-containing protein: protein MTTRIPPIQCLLTFEALARLRSVTQAADELCVTPSAVSHRVRQLEQMLGTKLFGRADFSLTTEGSEYLAHVREGITALGRFPGQGGAQGKRKLRVAVTPTFSRSILMPRLRGFTEAYPEIDLTLQVSIPLLDVVAEDADLMIRFGTGRYADVEHVCLMTDEVTPLASPAYLRENGPFDDIGELLGAKLIKSPLEPWRTWFLAHGVDAGEPAEGSSFNDIGLMCDAAAQGLGVALVRLKLGQPWLESGQLERVSARSVPSPHAHYLCWRTGALERWECQAFADWLKKSLA from the coding sequence ATGACTACTCGCATCCCGCCCATCCAGTGCCTGCTGACCTTCGAGGCGCTGGCGCGGCTGCGCTCGGTGACGCAGGCGGCCGACGAGCTGTGCGTCACGCCCAGCGCCGTCAGCCACCGGGTGCGGCAGCTGGAGCAGATGCTGGGCACCAAGCTGTTCGGCCGCGCCGACTTCTCGCTCACCACCGAGGGCAGCGAGTACCTGGCGCACGTGCGCGAGGGCATCACGGCCCTGGGGCGTTTCCCCGGCCAGGGCGGCGCGCAGGGCAAGCGCAAGCTGCGGGTGGCGGTCACGCCCACCTTCTCGCGCTCCATCCTGATGCCGCGGCTGCGCGGCTTCACCGAGGCCTATCCGGAGATCGACCTGACGCTGCAGGTCTCCATCCCGCTGCTGGACGTGGTGGCCGAGGACGCCGACCTGATGATCCGCTTCGGCACCGGCCGCTATGCCGATGTGGAGCACGTCTGCCTGATGACCGACGAGGTCACGCCGCTGGCCTCGCCGGCCTACCTGCGCGAGAACGGGCCGTTCGACGACATCGGGGAGCTGCTGGGCGCCAAGCTGATCAAGAGCCCGCTGGAGCCCTGGCGCACCTGGTTCCTGGCGCATGGCGTGGACGCGGGCGAACCGGCCGAGGGCTCGTCCTTCAACGACATCGGCCTGATGTGCGACGCCGCCGCGCAGGGGCTGGGCGTGGCGCTGGTGCGGCTCAAGCTGGGCCAGCCCTGGCTGGAGAGCGGCCAGCTCGAGCGCGTGTCGGCGCGCAGCGTGCCCAGCCCGCATGCCCATTACCTGTGCTGGCGCACCGGCGCGCTGGAGCGCTGGGAATGCCAGGCGTTCGCCGACTGGCTGAAGAAGAGCCTGGCCTGA
- a CDS encoding PaaI family thioesterase, protein MSLAFRLPDLQPGLRADLAQALHAMPVSRLVGLRVLGFAPEGLSAVELPIVPAITFDGRVVQGGVVGLLADYAGVSAAASTLPAGWAASTTGYEVHNLAPAAGERLIAVGEAVRVGKSHAVSTARVWALAGGQAMLVAMATTTCRPFELGR, encoded by the coding sequence ATGAGCCTCGCGTTCCGGCTTCCCGACCTCCAGCCCGGCCTGCGCGCCGACCTGGCCCAGGCTCTCCACGCGATGCCGGTTTCCCGGCTGGTCGGCTTGCGGGTGCTGGGCTTTGCGCCGGAGGGCCTGTCGGCCGTCGAGCTGCCCATCGTGCCCGCCATCACTTTCGACGGCCGGGTGGTTCAGGGCGGCGTCGTGGGCCTGCTGGCCGACTACGCCGGCGTCAGCGCCGCCGCATCGACCCTGCCGGCGGGCTGGGCGGCGTCCACCACGGGTTACGAGGTGCACAACCTGGCGCCGGCCGCGGGCGAGCGGCTGATCGCCGTCGGCGAGGCGGTGCGGGTCGGCAAGAGCCACGCGGTGTCGACGGCGCGCGTCTGGGCCTTGGCCGGCGGGCAGGCCATGCTGGTGGCCATGGCCACCACCACCTGCCGGCCTTTCGAGCTGGGCCGCTAG